DNA sequence from the Solea solea chromosome 12, fSolSol10.1, whole genome shotgun sequence genome:
GGCCGCTGGTTTTGGGCTCGGGTGTATCAGGGCTTCTGGCTCCCGCCGGCCCAGTGGCTGCTCTCCTGCTGTAGTTGCGCAACTTCTTAGACCCTGAACGCGATGGTGGGTTAGAGTCAGACTCAGAGCTGCTGTTCcagggtggagagaagagagagaagcggCTGGAGGATTTGCTCTTGTTGAGGTTCTCCACCGGACTGGACAGGCCGGAGCTGGACGCTGTTGTGGAAGCTGAAGCACAGAACAGGGACGCTCGCTCCAGAGAACCTGTGCTGCTGGCGGCTCCTGCACTGTGGGCCTGCTCCAtctgcaaatacacacagagatATCAGGTTGTTACATGCATTTGAACATTACTTTTAGCTTTAAGTGCATGAAGTGAGCTCTATAATAATTAATCCTGGTCTGAGAGATGGATtaggattaaaaaaagttacatGAGTGTGGATTACTCGCCCCATAATTTAAGAAATAATGCTGCAGAAGCACATTGTGTCATGTTTGGATGTACCTGAGCTTTGAGGTTGTTCTTCCACTCCTGCGTCTCCAGAGCTTTGAAGCGTCCACTGCTGTCGGAGGAGACCGACACGCAGAGGGGCCTGTGAGCTCTCGGGGGGAGCTGGGGGGTGAGGGCCACGGGGATGGGCCTCGCATCTGTGTGCTCAATCCTACTCATCATCAGATTTGGACAGGAGCCTGGGACATGAGGATAAATGATTATATCAGTGACATCTGCCTGTGGTGACTTCATCACTTTGGGTCACTGCCATGCAGCTGAATCTTTTAACAATGTATTTAGCTCTTGAGGAACCTCTCACCTAATGCTGTAATGCAGAAATACCTGACCATTACATGCCTGACACAACTGCTGTTAATGTACATCCATACGCAgcaatgtctgtgtgtgttatactCACCATtttagtgaaaataaaaacatgggaaaacaaacaatcagtAAAAGCAACTGAATGACCAAACATAATTAAAAAGATGGCTGGATTGAAACCACTACTAGCACCTCAGTGTATAATGAACTAGATTTGACAGTGTTTTGTGGAGATCAGACTTTTTCAGttgagttattttttttgtacctaCCTGCACATTCTGAGCGGGTGATGGACTGAATCTGCAGTGTGTTCTGGGTTCTCAACAGGCTGTGAAGAGTCCTCACTATACCTGGAAGTGAGAGGTCACCTTGCTGTAAAAATAACAATCCTGCACAGCAGCATGGAAGCGTGACAGTGACGATCTGCTGCAGAACAGTACTTAACATCGGCCTTACCAATCCCTCCATTCTGCCTGCGGAGCACTTTCTTATCCAGCAGTGTGTGCGCACTCAGCTCTTTGTTCCACTCTTCCTCGGCTTCCATGTTCCGCCTCCTGCAGACAGAGGCACAAAAACCCGGCTCAGGCGGCCCGTCATCTTCGGCAAGCCGAACGACGCTCAAGCTCCATGGGACGGACGTGGTTTTCAACAGCGGGCGGCGTGGACGGAGTCCGCTGCTTGCATCGCCTACGAAGTTAGCCGCTAACAGCAGCCTGCTAGCTCACTGCTGAGCGGGGGTCATGGTGCTGGAGCTGACGCGGACCCTACCCGTCCGTTATCACTGCACCGAGTGCAGAAGCGACACCGCGGGAAAGTAAAGCGTGCACATCGGACGACTGTGCGAACATGACGACCGAAAGCGTTTATTGCTTTTTGGTTAACATTTGCTAAACGCAGGCGAGCTAGCCGCAGTCGGTAAACGCATTTACCCGCCGTTTGCAGCGATTGTACGGATGCTTACGACTCATTACGCCCGGACAACACGTACAACCACGACATGTGAGTTTATCGGCAACCCATGTCGCGGACAAACATCACGGTAGAGCTAATTAGTGTGCAGCTCTGTCGGCTGCTCTACAGCACAGCCAGTCGAGCTACATCACCCTCCAAAGTCACCAGCGGAGCGTTGCTGTGTGTTTACTGAACCCTGCGCGAGGTCTTACAGGCTGCGATGAAACCGAACTTCATGTCAGCGTAAACGAACCAAACGGTTTGGTTGATATGTTGTTGTAAATAAGTGAGGATTGACCGCGAGGGTTGGTGGAATAAGAAAgagtgtgtaattgtgtgtacCTGAAGAGAAAATCTACCTGTAAGAACAATGTGTGGGGTAAAATGCACGTTGATAAGACTTGCTTGGTGAAAGTACTTGCGTTTTTCAGACGGGCGGGGCTAGGCGAGTTTAACTTCAGCGACCGACAGCACTGATTTAGATAACTAAAACAAACGTCTCCGAAGCAGAGCCGGCGATTTCCATGGTAACTGGACGCTAATCACCGACTGCGATTGTGAAATTAAACATGTGGTAACTGGTAACATCACCTGTTTCACCTCAGAAGGGATGATGTTTCCCTGTCACAGTAAATCGTAGTGTGAAAGTAACAGTACACGTGTCAAACTAACACCAGTTCTGATCTAGGACAAGATCAATCAGGATTtgtgttaaattaaatgtattaagtgTTAACATAACGCTAAGAGTCAAGGCTTTGTTTAGGGTTACTTTAACAGTGCTAgactgcttctttttttgtataattATTGTATAAATATCACTGTAGAACTTAGAATGTAAAGGGCACCTAATGTGCACTGGTGTACACTTAAGATAGacatgtccaaaatgtgacctgGGGCCAGAGGCAGTCCTGTGGACTGAATTACACGTGGAACTCTATCTGGACctccacacattattgttgaATTAATTTCTATCACATAGgtgtgcattttctatacatcaCTGATAATATAATCTAATTTCCTCTGAGGGCACCCTTTGGGACACTGTTATGTAGGGACAGTAAGAAACTTCATGACATCAACCTTTTTGATTGGAAGGACACCCGTAGGAAACAAAGGGCATCATGTTTCTCCACTAGAAATGCACTTCTTTAGAAACCATCCATTTCAGCCAGTGGGACACTTCGCTCATGTTTTTACCGCTCAAGAGGACATAACTTAAgcacactgtgtttctgtccattAAGGACCTGCCCCACGTTGTGTGCACACCACTGCTTAGAACAATGAGATGCAACAGTGTCCGTATTActtaaataagaataaatgtaaagaataaAGAGGCAGCATGTCAGCGTGTACGCAGCAATAAGGTCTGTCGCATTTTGTTCAAGGAGGTGGAACACAATCCTATTTAGTTAAGGGCTGACAAAAAGCCAAGTCAGTGTCCCTAATCATCAAGCCTGGTGCAGAACTAgcgtactgctgctgctgctgctgctgctgcttccgcTTCTGCTCCGGAAGCTCCACCAACAGTCATTTCTCCAGTAGGGGCCTCCAGGAATATggtagataataataataataataatagtaataataataataataatgatgtttgcAGAAGACCCACCATTTATTAGTAAGTCACGCTGAGTCAGAATTTCCAACTATAGTTTGTTTGACAGTTGCACACACCACATACTACTATGATTTTTACcaaatgtgatatttcacaGTCAATGTTTAAACAGCCATATCAgcaattttgtaaaaaaaagtaagtctAAGAGTCAAAAAGGGACAGGTAATATCACTAATAGTTAATAGTCTAATCAGACCAGTGTTTCAGCAATATTTAGTTAATCCGGATTTAAGTTGcatgtttgttctctctgtgCCACATTGGAAGGTTTATAACACACCCATTTATAACAAACTAATGTTCACTTGAAAGTTTGCAGCATAATGAATTAAGACCTGTTAaactgcactgcaaaaaaagtacaatattgTCCATACTGTGAAGGGGTGTGTTCCATTCAAGAGATGCTTATTTATCAATTTACTGTcagaaatgaataataaaagcaCCAAGAATAAGAATAACATCAGATGAGTGGATTCTATAGaatgtgttcaaatgtgtttaaatctgtgaaaacagcttgtttcttttcatttaactTGAATAACAGACAAACTGCCCTTTGAACATTTTGATTTAGCAgtatttcttattcttcttctattttcttttcccctttgttgaaataagaaataataaagtTACACTTTTCCTGCTGTGAAATCTGAAGCTACAACTCACACCGTCAGTTTTACTAAGGGACTCACCTTGTTTGTGATGCTGGTGATGGTTGTTGGTTTGTTTCTCAGTTGTCAGCAGACTgactgagctgctgctctgtttcaAAACAATTATCCGGGAGCTGATTTGgagcctgtgttttt
Encoded proteins:
- the LOC131470184 gene encoding uncharacterized protein LOC131470184, whose protein sequence is MEAEEEWNKELSAHTLLDKKVLRRQNGGIGIVRTLHSLLRTQNTLQIQSITRSECAGSCPNLMMSRIEHTDARPIPVALTPQLPPRAHRPLCVSVSSDSSGRFKALETQEWKNNLKAQMEQAHSAGAASSTGSLERASLFCASASTTASSSGLSSPVENLNKSKSSSRFSLFSPPWNSSSESDSNPPSRSGSKKLRNYSRRAATGPAGARSPDTPEPKTSGPEHFQYSEPVISKVTDYIYVGNLNAAYNGRTLCRNNIDSIIDMSSVPGEPGPSLNLIPCTCSRGARHSWSRLKVDIEDVPDALGDGPALKQRCFEDINECIDASTEKRKRVLVHCRDGFSLAPTCIIQYLMVRQNMRLIAAYELLRAKYPVNIRECHQNVLVSLERALRPGGNVNPECFKQAISRKVAWT